A part of Pararhizobium sp. A13 genomic DNA contains:
- a CDS encoding RNA methyltransferase — protein MAGTNSERELLTEGPAIILVHPQLGENIGMVARAMANFGLSELRLVNPRDGWPSEKAKSAASRADHVIENAKLYASTEEAIADLNFVYATTARDRYGYKPVRSPLVAAETLRQKFSAGQATGILFGRERTGLTNEEIALADEIVTFPVNPAFASLNLAQAVLLMSYEWLKTSMVSPEETSFQALSQKPATKEHLQGLFDHVEEALDARGYFRPVAKKPKLVENLRAVLTRPAFTESEIRLVRGVISSLDRFTREAPRGAGAPENSRAKKADDAGDDL, from the coding sequence ATGGCAGGAACGAACAGCGAGCGCGAACTACTGACGGAAGGTCCCGCGATCATTCTGGTGCATCCGCAGCTTGGCGAGAACATCGGCATGGTGGCGCGCGCCATGGCCAATTTCGGGCTCTCCGAACTGCGCCTCGTCAATCCGCGCGATGGCTGGCCGAGCGAGAAGGCGAAATCGGCGGCGAGCCGGGCGGATCACGTCATCGAAAACGCCAAGCTCTATGCTTCGACGGAGGAGGCGATTGCCGATCTCAATTTCGTCTATGCAACGACGGCGCGGGACCGCTATGGCTACAAGCCGGTCCGGTCTCCGCTTGTCGCGGCGGAAACGCTCCGCCAAAAGTTCTCGGCAGGGCAGGCGACGGGCATCCTGTTCGGCCGGGAGCGCACGGGTCTCACCAACGAAGAAATCGCGCTCGCCGACGAGATCGTCACCTTTCCCGTCAATCCCGCCTTCGCCTCGCTCAATCTGGCACAAGCGGTTCTGCTCATGTCCTACGAGTGGCTGAAGACGAGCATGGTATCGCCTGAGGAAACATCGTTTCAGGCGCTCTCGCAAAAGCCGGCGACGAAGGAACATCTGCAGGGCCTGTTCGATCACGTCGAGGAAGCGCTCGATGCGCGCGGATATTTTCGTCCGGTCGCCAAAAAGCCGAAATTGGTCGAAAATCTGCGCGCGGTCCTGACCCGCCCGGCCTTTACCGAATCCGAAATTCGTCTTGTGCGAGGCGTCATTTCTTCGCTAGATCGCTTCACCCGCGAGGCGCCGCGCGGTGCCGGAGCACCGGAAAATTCGCGCGCGAAAAAGGCCGACGATGCCGGCGACGACCTCTGA
- the murI gene encoding glutamate racemase, translating into MPATTSELKPILVFDSGIGGLTVLREARVLMPERHFIYVADDAAFPYGGWEEPALKEHVIKLFGQLLAEHDPEICIIACNTAFTLVGAELRAAFPEMRFVGTVPAIKPAAERTRTGLVSVLATPGTVKRAYTRDLIQSFASQCHVRLVGSENLARMAEAYIRGEPIDDVAVVAEIEQCFVEQDGRKTDIVVLACTHYPFMANVFRRLAPWPVDWLDPAEAIARQARRLVPLPDGFEPLNGVDPAIFTSGKPDFTTRRLMQGFGLTIR; encoded by the coding sequence ATGCCGGCGACGACCTCTGAACTGAAGCCCATCCTCGTCTTCGACAGCGGCATCGGCGGCCTCACGGTGCTGCGCGAGGCGCGTGTCCTGATGCCGGAGCGGCATTTCATCTATGTCGCCGACGACGCGGCTTTTCCTTACGGTGGCTGGGAAGAGCCGGCGCTGAAGGAGCATGTCATCAAACTGTTCGGGCAATTGCTGGCCGAGCACGACCCGGAAATCTGCATCATCGCCTGCAATACCGCGTTCACCCTCGTGGGGGCGGAACTGCGCGCCGCCTTTCCGGAAATGCGTTTCGTCGGCACGGTGCCCGCAATCAAGCCGGCGGCGGAGCGCACCCGCACGGGACTCGTTTCCGTGCTGGCAACGCCTGGGACGGTAAAGCGGGCCTATACGCGTGATCTCATCCAGTCCTTCGCCTCGCAATGCCATGTCCGGCTGGTCGGCTCGGAAAATCTGGCGCGGATGGCGGAAGCCTATATCCGCGGCGAACCCATCGACGATGTGGCGGTTGTCGCCGAGATCGAACAGTGTTTCGTCGAGCAGGACGGCCGCAAGACCGATATCGTCGTGCTCGCCTGCACCCACTACCCCTTCATGGCCAATGTCTTCCGCCGCCTCGCGCCCTGGCCGGTGGATTGGCTCGATCCGGCAGAGGCGATCGCGCGGCAGGCGCGGCGGCTGGTGCCGCTGCCGGATGGTTTTGAACCTCTGAACGGGGTTGACCCTGCGATCTTCACATCGGGCAAACCGGATTTCACCACCCGCAGGTTGATGCAAGGGTTCGGGCTTACCATACGGTAA